AAGTACAGCGCACagcttcttgatgattttgacctTGGATTTGAAAAATAACATAATTTAGAAAGCAGGATAATTATAGCCCAATGAAAGAAGAGGGAACCTTCATGGTACCTTGACAGTGCCAAATTTTCCCAAGACAGCCTTCAAATCTTCACGCGATACAACATTCATGTCGTCCCTATAGGCATCAGCTTTGGATTTCCCCTCTTTTTCCTTGTCCTTTCCAGTGGGATCTTCAGCAGACTTCTCCCCTTCTTCCACTTGTATTTCTTTACTTTCAGAGCCAATTTCTTCATTGGCCTTTTCTTCCTTTCCCTCCTCAACATTCATCTCATTATTTTCTTTATCATCAGAGACATTCTCTGACTCCTTCTGTTCATTTTCTTGAGCATCGTTCTCTGAGGATTTTAGTCCCCCGTCAGCTTTACAGACCTTTGAATCAACACTGACAGGCTCTTGAGCACCATCGCCTTCCACAGAATCTCCAGCTGACAAGCCCTTTAAAGTAAATGCGACGATTAAACCCTTTGGATTGCTGTTATCATAACATCAAGAGATGAATTCAATAACAACCATCAGAGAAAAAGTTCCACAAGAAAACAAAAGATCGGTTGTTACTAACGTTGCTTCTGCATTTGAATAGTTCTTGTTATTTGAAACTGTCAAGAGGCGGGAATTTTTGAATTCCTCTTCTTGTTTTGCTCTTTCTGCATCAAATTCCTTCCTGATTTGGACAAAGCATATATTAGAAggaaaagggggaaaaaaaagaGAGCAATTCTCTTGGACAACAAAAATTTTGTACTACTTCATACTTTATAACCACATGTCCATTATTCAAATTAAAAAGAAGAATATGCATGCATGCATGATTAGCATGACAAGAAACAATTACAATTATAGCTTACTTTGGCTTTAATTCTAGTTGTACACCACCAAAAACCAACTTTGCTTCAAAACATTTTCAGCATCTTCCTCTGTTGAGAACTCAATCAATGCAGTGCCACGAAATACCCTTTTGTCTGCCACGTGACGAGGCATCCTCACACTTGACACCTAAAATGGGTAGAAAGATTGTCAAGCTTTAAAAACCATAAATTCACGAAGCAGCTATATTTCATGTGGCATCGTTGATAATCCAAAACCAGTCACAGCAACTCGTGGGACCATCTATTACCTTGACATATTTTCCTAAAAATGATTCCACATCCTCCCGCTTCACATCATACTCTAGAGGTGATGCAGCAATTGTTCTTATGTCCAATTGCTCTATTGCCTCTTCTGGCTTTAAGAGTGCAGCAATCCTACCAACTTTCTTCCCTAAGATGGACAAAGCCAAGAAATAATTTGGTAAGAAAAATTACATTTTCTGTGAATACGAGGCAAAACAACAGATGACAGATTCGGTTTGGAGCCCAAATCACCGTTCAAATCAGATATTCAACTAGGAAAATTCCCAGATTTAGAAACCCAATCCCACTAAGACAAACCAACAAAGAAAACAAGTCAGAAAGCTTGAATTCTTGAAGGGTACTTGCATCAACCTCTAAAAGTAGTGGAAAGATAAAATTGCTGCAGCCTTATGAAATCGAAATCTAATAGCACAAAGGACAAAACAAAATGAAATAACTCCCTTCTAAGCCATGAAGTTAAACCGAAGTTCCACTGAGCAAAGATTTTAGAAATCTCAGTTCAGCGAAATTAACGGGCAATTGACAaaaaaagtgtaataaaaaaatataaaatatcaaaaaaggGTGAGTTTGAAACTAATTAtcaaaaagggataaattttGCTGAGGTGGAGGAGGTGAGTGCGGGACGCTAattataatagcgtttttaaggtccggacgctattcaaaatagcgtccgggtgaaaaagttgaaaaaagaGCTGGACGCTATTTTAAATAGCGTCCAGTTCAGCTCTCAGTttaaaggttggacgctacttatagtagcgtccaacctttttttttaatttttaataattttattttatattttaaataaaatataaatattattttaataaatataatatgtaatattatatattataatatttttattatgaatattattttttaatttaaaattaaattaaaatttaaataaataaaaaattaaaattaaaaaataaaaaataatattcataataaaaatattataatatataatattatatattataattttatttattaaaataatatttatattttatttaaaatataaaataaaattattaaaaatttaaagaaaagttggacgctacttatagtagcgtccaacttttcttaaatttttttaattatttattttttaattttaattttttatttatttaaattttaatttaattttaaattaaaaaataatattcataataaaaatattataatatataatattacatattataattttatttattaaaataatatttatattttatttaaaatataaaataaaattattaaaaataaaaaaaaaggttggacgctactGTAAGTAGCATCCAACCTTTAAACTGAGAGCTGAACTGGACGCTATTTAAAATAGCGTCCAGCtcttttttcaactttttcacccggacgctattttgaatagcgtccggaccttaaaaacgctattttgaataggccAATGATTTTATCGTGAAACAAGTGCAATATAAAGTTGTTTAAATGAagttaaaagaattaaaagtaaAGCTTGTAATAATTGGCCTGGCCATCTTATAGCTTAATTATGGCTCCTTCATTTCTCTACACTCATAAATACACTTTTCTATATCATATTTTAAAACAAATGATATTGTAATTTGTTATTGGtgatatttatataataataataaaatattgtaACTTACCATAatagcttattattattattattattattattattattattattattattattaaggttgaattaataataatttagagCAATTAACCAATTACTAAAAAAATAGAGAAGATTTAATAACTTTCTAAAGCGAagccaaaaatttttattagtgagGGTAAAAATTTTATCTTCatgtatttataaaatatttg
The sequence above is a segment of the Hevea brasiliensis isolate MT/VB/25A 57/8 chromosome 11, ASM3005281v1, whole genome shotgun sequence genome. Coding sequences within it:
- the LOC131170214 gene encoding la protein 1-like, encoding MQVPFKNSSFLTCFLWKKVGRIAALLKPEEAIEQLDIRTIAASPLEYDVKREDVESFLGKYVKVSSVRMPRHVADKRVFRGTALIEFSTEEDAENVLKQSWKEFDAERAKQEEEFKNSRLLTVSNNKNYSNAEATNPKGLIVAFTLKGLSAGDSVEGDGAQEPVSVDSKVCKADGGLKSSENDAQENEQKESENVSDDKENNEMNVEEGKEEKANEEIGSESKEIQVEEGEKSAEDPTGKDKEKEGKSKADAYRDDMNVVSREDLKAVLGKFGTVKFVDFKIGEDSGYVRFEQPEAAQKARATAVLAKEGGLVVKNFIAILEPVTGEAEEEYWNLLRGNQEKHWENKGNRGSLSSGDLCIGCGGGAGGGRSGGGGGGGRGGVELENSAQYETSSCSHAEWASTAPSRANND